Proteins encoded by one window of Halomonas sp. Bachu 37:
- a CDS encoding TOTE conflict system archaeo-eukaryotic primase domain-containing protein, with translation MSISNLLNRRPYSFTGHEVGIRVDQELASIELRLSELEQEKAALLSRKQELYRSANRHDLPLLTPGQKVELYRKLFRGRQDVYAVRWQSSGDRSGYAVACANEWVPGICQKPRIKCGECRHKKFKPLDFDAVYDHLSGKHVTGLYPLLPDSSCYLLAADFDKGDWKADVRALAQVCRGEGVPYLVEISRSGAGAHLWVFFSEAVQASSARTLGFKLLDKAMELHPGLSFDSYDRLFPNQDTMPDGGFGNLIALPLQYEARSRGCTVFVDDNFTPYPDQWALLSQQQTLSSAQLEELIGKETNSGVTADTVLPWAPSLPVDTGKLSGCPESITLILTSHIYMKLSGIPGTLAARIKRMASFANPVFFKTQSLRFSTHGIPRYISCAHIEQGYLSVPRGCLDELQGLLLEQGIRVDIDDRRISGQFLPGVRLKATLRDDQDKAVQALVQHDTGILHAPTAFGKTVTAIGVITKRQVNTLILTHSRQLLDQWKERLDTFLEGAPIGVIGGGKKKPTGQVDVATYQSLINKKDNTVSKLVKEYGQVIIDECHHISAPRYEMLLNEVSARYVIGLTATPDRQDGHQKIMLMVAGPIRHKAQAQHSNRFIQSVIVREHHETPPTHICQPSERPHIASVYHWLAQSSARNQAIVQDVASCVHNQANCLVLTERREHAETLATLLDAESISSVILRGGMRVKERQSAGKELHRVQVIVATGKYIGEGFDLPRLDTLFLALPIAWKGTLSQYAGRLHRVTEGKLEVTVYDYLDTGLPMLERMFRKREKGYRAMEYQFIASGQTRLL, from the coding sequence ATGAGCATCTCTAACCTGTTAAACCGTAGACCCTATAGCTTTACTGGGCACGAGGTAGGTATCCGCGTAGATCAAGAACTCGCCTCTATTGAGCTGAGGCTATCAGAGCTTGAGCAAGAAAAGGCTGCTCTCCTTTCTCGAAAGCAAGAGCTGTATCGCTCTGCAAACCGACATGATTTACCGCTACTCACCCCTGGCCAGAAAGTCGAATTATACCGAAAACTCTTTCGAGGCAGGCAGGATGTTTATGCGGTTCGCTGGCAGAGTTCCGGCGACCGTTCCGGCTATGCTGTCGCTTGTGCGAATGAGTGGGTGCCGGGCATCTGTCAGAAACCACGGATCAAATGCGGAGAATGTCGACACAAAAAATTCAAGCCCCTCGATTTTGATGCCGTTTATGACCACTTGTCTGGCAAACATGTGACCGGCCTTTACCCTTTACTACCGGATAGCTCTTGTTACTTGCTGGCGGCGGATTTTGATAAGGGGGACTGGAAAGCGGATGTTCGTGCACTAGCCCAGGTCTGTCGCGGTGAAGGCGTACCCTATCTTGTGGAGATTTCTCGGTCCGGTGCGGGTGCCCATCTATGGGTTTTCTTTTCAGAAGCTGTTCAAGCTTCGTCAGCGAGGACGTTGGGATTCAAATTGTTGGATAAGGCCATGGAGCTTCATCCAGGCTTATCCTTCGACTCCTATGACCGGCTATTTCCTAACCAAGACACCATGCCTGATGGTGGGTTTGGCAATCTGATTGCCCTGCCGCTTCAATACGAGGCGCGAAGTCGCGGATGCACCGTCTTCGTCGACGATAACTTTACGCCATATCCGGATCAATGGGCACTGCTCAGCCAGCAACAGACACTTTCATCAGCTCAGCTTGAAGAGCTGATCGGCAAGGAGACTAATTCCGGTGTGACTGCAGATACGGTGTTGCCGTGGGCGCCATCGTTACCGGTTGATACAGGGAAGCTTTCTGGATGTCCTGAAAGCATCACGCTCATCCTGACCAGTCACATTTATATGAAGTTATCAGGCATTCCAGGTACATTGGCGGCACGAATAAAGCGAATGGCCAGCTTTGCTAATCCCGTATTTTTCAAAACACAGTCGCTTCGTTTCTCGACGCATGGCATCCCTCGCTACATATCATGTGCCCATATTGAGCAAGGTTATCTTTCTGTTCCCAGAGGCTGCTTGGATGAGCTTCAAGGACTGCTGCTGGAACAGGGAATCAGGGTGGACATTGATGACCGTAGAATATCAGGCCAGTTTTTACCTGGAGTCAGGCTAAAAGCAACGCTGCGTGATGATCAGGACAAGGCGGTGCAGGCACTTGTCCAACACGATACCGGCATACTTCATGCACCGACCGCTTTCGGTAAAACCGTAACGGCTATTGGCGTGATCACCAAGCGGCAAGTCAACACACTGATCCTCACGCACAGTCGTCAGCTACTTGATCAATGGAAGGAGCGACTCGACACCTTCCTTGAGGGTGCGCCCATTGGTGTAATTGGCGGCGGTAAAAAGAAACCTACTGGGCAGGTCGACGTTGCCACTTACCAAAGCCTGATCAATAAGAAAGACAATACGGTCTCGAAGCTGGTCAAGGAGTACGGGCAAGTCATCATCGATGAATGCCATCATATCTCAGCGCCACGTTACGAGATGCTGCTTAATGAGGTCAGCGCTCGATACGTCATTGGGTTGACAGCAACACCTGATCGTCAGGATGGCCACCAAAAAATCATGTTGATGGTTGCAGGGCCCATTCGTCACAAAGCCCAAGCGCAACACAGTAACCGATTTATCCAAAGCGTCATTGTTCGAGAACATCACGAAACGCCACCCACACACATCTGCCAGCCTAGTGAGCGGCCCCATATCGCATCGGTTTACCATTGGCTTGCCCAGAGCAGCGCCCGAAATCAGGCTATTGTTCAGGATGTTGCAAGCTGTGTGCACAACCAAGCAAATTGCCTTGTGCTGACGGAACGGCGAGAACATGCCGAGACCTTGGCGACACTGCTGGATGCTGAATCCATATCGTCAGTTATCTTACGGGGTGGCATGCGTGTCAAAGAACGCCAGTCGGCAGGAAAAGAGTTGCATAGAGTTCAAGTCATCGTTGCAACTGGGAAATACATCGGAGAAGGCTTTGACTTGCCTCGACTGGACACCCTGTTTTTAGCTCTGCCCATCGCATGGAAAGGAACGCTGTCACAGTATGCAGGCAGACTCCATCGAGTTACCGAAGGCAAACTAGAAGTCACTGTCTATGATTACCTGGATACTGGCCTGCCTATGCTTGAGCGAATGTTCCGAAAACGTGAGAAAGGCTATAGGGCTATGGAGTATCAGTTTATCGCTTCCGGGCAGACCAGATTGCTTTAG
- a CDS encoding helix-turn-helix domain-containing protein, producing the protein MAIEYYDSVWDAIEDTPEEALNMRLRSELMSRIAGRVREWDITQKEAAHRLGITQPRLNDLLNGRINKFSLDALVNLTGPAHFHLELEIEDEKEVAA; encoded by the coding sequence ATGGCTATCGAGTATTACGACAGCGTGTGGGACGCCATCGAGGACACTCCTGAGGAGGCGCTGAACATGCGGCTGCGCTCCGAGCTTATGTCGAGGATTGCTGGCCGTGTAAGGGAGTGGGACATTACTCAGAAAGAGGCTGCACATCGTCTGGGAATCACCCAACCCCGCCTCAACGACCTGCTGAACGGCCGTATTAATAAGTTCAGTCTCGATGCTTTGGTCAACCTGACGGGACCGGCTCACTTCCATCTCGAACTGGAGATTGAAGACGAGAAGGAAGTAGCCGCCTGA
- a CDS encoding type II toxin-antitoxin system RelE/ParE family toxin: protein MRWRLEGSAARLLSGRQARSGFQIDKIQAGGQPDDFRPMPSVGLGVMEIRIREHNGAFRVFYVANRGDAVFVLHCFQKKTQQTAKKDIDLGKQRYKELP, encoded by the coding sequence ATTCGTTGGAGACTCGAAGGATCGGCTGCGCGACTTCTCTCTGGACGCCAAGCGAGAAGCGGGTTTCAGATAGACAAAATTCAGGCTGGAGGCCAGCCGGACGACTTCCGCCCAATGCCAAGCGTTGGCCTTGGTGTCATGGAAATCCGCATTCGGGAACACAACGGGGCCTTTCGGGTCTTCTATGTGGCCAACCGGGGTGACGCGGTATTTGTGCTCCACTGCTTCCAGAAGAAAACCCAGCAGACCGCCAAAAAAGACATCGACTTGGGCAAACAGCGATACAAGGAGCTGCCCTGA
- a CDS encoding RES family NAD+ phosphorylase → MTKRPPTLKELQDRYGADVEIRRQFPSRSEIQQKDSRLELVASAFGIQRWMWKTRMGNLIGIILVPATISGIVSFWGPVLTTTYDYAAPYIAMVSEAALDLSDELIVFGDASGTRKTHDDGQDRPSAIIVPKIRVALAGDHVALAGDIETIQGTFWRVTHRRYPPLVTWSSNSKFVAGRWSSPGGLAPLYAAEDPLLAIGEFARIGGKLLLSSGFMLHELSVTGTLESAPEHLVDRNRPDALYASRAFGDQWMAENRTSILATPSVIDPSRRNFILNLSDPENLHVTLKRSIPITPDMFQV, encoded by the coding sequence ATGACAAAACGCCCCCCTACATTGAAGGAGCTCCAGGACCGGTATGGTGCCGATGTCGAGATCAGGCGCCAGTTTCCTTCGCGTTCAGAGATACAGCAGAAGGATTCTAGGCTGGAGCTTGTTGCAAGCGCTTTCGGAATTCAGCGATGGATGTGGAAAACCCGCATGGGAAACCTGATAGGGATAATTCTTGTACCAGCAACGATCAGCGGCATCGTGAGCTTCTGGGGGCCCGTCCTAACGACGACGTATGACTACGCAGCGCCTTACATTGCCATGGTGAGCGAGGCGGCTCTTGACCTTAGCGACGAGCTCATCGTGTTTGGCGACGCTTCGGGTACTCGGAAGACCCATGATGATGGTCAAGATCGCCCCAGCGCAATCATCGTACCCAAAATCCGCGTAGCACTGGCCGGAGATCACGTGGCCTTGGCCGGAGATATAGAAACCATTCAAGGCACCTTCTGGCGCGTCACACATAGGCGATATCCACCGCTAGTCACGTGGAGCAGCAACAGCAAATTTGTGGCTGGTCGCTGGAGTTCGCCAGGTGGATTGGCACCGCTCTATGCGGCAGAAGATCCCCTTTTGGCTATCGGAGAGTTTGCGAGAATAGGCGGTAAGCTATTGCTCTCGAGCGGATTTATGCTCCACGAATTATCAGTAACAGGGACTTTGGAATCGGCCCCGGAGCACCTTGTGGATCGGAACAGGCCGGATGCACTTTATGCTTCCAGAGCATTTGGTGATCAATGGATGGCCGAGAACCGGACGTCGATTCTCGCGACGCCGTCAGTTATCGATCCGTCTCGCAGAAATTTTATACTCAACCTCTCAGACCCAGAAAACCTGCATGTCACGCTGAAGCGAAGTATTCCGATAACCCCCGACATGTTTCAGGTCTGA